A genomic segment from Flavobacterium sp. 9R encodes:
- the glmS gene encoding glutamine--fructose-6-phosphate transaminase (isomerizing): protein MCGIVGYIGYREAYPIVIKGLKRLEYRGYDSAGIMVYDGHDIKLSKTKGKVSDLEIKSNSEIAVNGTIGMGHTRWATHGVPNDVNSHPHVSNSGDLTIIHNGIIENYAPLKQELIKRGYVFHSDTDTEVLVNLIEEVQKKEKLKLGKAVQLALNQVVGAYAIAVFDKKNPNEIVAARLGSPLAIGVGEGEYFIASDASPFIEYTSNAVYLEDGEMANIRLHRPMKVRKIMDDSLVDPYIQELQMNLEQIEKGGYEHFMLKEIYEQPSVIKDTYRGRLHANDGIIQMAGVEDNLEKFLNADRIIIVACGTSWHAGLVAEYVFEEFTRIPVEVEYASEFRYRNPIITSKDVVIAISQSGETADTMAAIKLAKEHGAFVFGVCNVVGSSISRETHAGAYTHAGPEIGVASTKAFTTQITVLNMIALRLAKAKGTLTQSDYRTYLQELEFIPSKVLEALETNEQAKVIAATFKDAPNCLYLGRGYNFPVALEGALKLKEISYIHAEGYPAAEMKHGPIALIDEQMPVIVIAPKQGHYDKIVSNIQEIKSRSGRIIAVVTKGDTQVRDLADFVIEIPETSDALSPLITTIPLQLLSYHIAVLRGCNVDQPRNLAKSVTVE from the coding sequence ATGTGTGGAATTGTTGGATATATAGGCTACAGAGAGGCTTACCCGATAGTTATAAAAGGGTTAAAGCGTTTAGAGTATAGAGGTTATGATAGTGCTGGAATCATGGTATATGATGGGCATGATATCAAGCTTAGTAAGACTAAGGGTAAAGTATCTGATTTAGAGATTAAATCGAATTCAGAGATTGCTGTAAATGGGACTATTGGTATGGGGCATACACGTTGGGCTACTCATGGTGTTCCAAATGATGTGAATTCGCATCCACATGTTTCTAATTCTGGTGATCTTACAATAATTCACAATGGTATTATTGAAAATTATGCTCCTTTAAAACAAGAGTTAATTAAAAGAGGGTATGTTTTTCACTCAGATACAGATACCGAAGTTTTAGTAAATCTAATTGAAGAAGTTCAAAAAAAGGAAAAATTAAAACTTGGAAAAGCAGTTCAATTGGCTTTAAATCAAGTTGTAGGTGCTTATGCTATTGCTGTTTTTGACAAAAAAAATCCTAATGAAATTGTTGCAGCGCGTTTAGGTAGTCCTTTGGCTATTGGTGTTGGTGAAGGAGAGTACTTTATTGCATCTGACGCTTCACCATTTATTGAATACACTTCTAATGCTGTTTATTTAGAAGATGGTGAGATGGCTAATATTCGTTTGCATAGGCCAATGAAAGTTCGAAAAATAATGGACGATTCTTTGGTTGATCCTTATATTCAAGAGCTTCAAATGAATTTGGAGCAAATTGAAAAAGGAGGTTATGAGCATTTTATGCTAAAAGAAATTTATGAGCAACCTAGTGTTATAAAAGATACCTATAGAGGAAGACTTCATGCTAATGATGGTATTATTCAAATGGCTGGTGTTGAAGATAATTTAGAAAAATTTTTAAATGCAGATCGTATTATTATTGTCGCTTGTGGTACTTCTTGGCATGCTGGTTTGGTTGCTGAATATGTATTTGAAGAGTTTACTAGGATACCTGTAGAGGTAGAGTATGCATCTGAATTTAGATACCGTAATCCAATTATTACAAGTAAAGATGTTGTGATTGCTATTTCGCAATCTGGAGAAACTGCAGACACGATGGCGGCTATTAAATTAGCCAAAGAGCACGGAGCTTTCGTTTTTGGTGTTTGTAATGTTGTTGGATCTTCAATTTCGAGAGAGACACATGCAGGAGCTTACACGCATGCAGGACCTGAAATTGGGGTTGCTTCTACTAAAGCGTTTACCACTCAAATTACAGTTTTAAATATGATCGCCTTGCGTTTGGCAAAAGCGAAAGGAACTTTAACGCAGTCTGACTATAGAACGTATTTGCAAGAATTGGAGTTTATTCCAAGCAAAGTCTTAGAAGCTTTAGAAACTAACGAACAGGCAAAAGTTATCGCTGCTACGTTTAAAGATGCTCCAAATTGTTTGTATTTAGGTCGTGGTTATAATTTTCCTGTAGCATTAGAAGGCGCTTTAAAGTTAAAGGAAATATCATATATTCATGCTGAGGGATATCCTGCGGCTGAGATGAAACATGGTCCAATTGCTTTGATTGATGAGCAAATGCCAGTTATCGTTATTGCACCTAAGCAAGGGCATTATGATAAGATTGTAAGTAATATTCAAGAAATAAAATCCAGAAGTGGTCGTATTATCGCTGTTGTTACAAAAGGTGATACGCAAGTTAGAGATTTGGCTGATTTTGTAATTGAAATTCCAGAGACGTCAGATGCGTTATCGCCTCTAATTACTACAATCCCGCTTCAGTTATTGTCGTATCATATAGCTGTATTGAGAGGTTGTAATGTAGATCAACCTAGAAATTTAGCTAAATCCGTTACGGTAGAATAA
- the radA gene encoding DNA repair protein RadA translates to MTKVKTTFFCQNCGAQYAKWQGQCNSCKEWNTIAEEIIQKQEKVAWKSEPVSLSKAPRPLRINEIDSTAEIRLDTTDAELNRVLGGGIVPGSLILLGGEPGIGKSTLLLQISLKLPYKTLYVSGEESQKQIKMRAERITPNGDNCYILTETKTQNIFKQIETMQPEIVIIDSIQTLHTDYIESTAGSISQIRETTAELIKFAKETNVPVILIGHITKDGTIAGPKILEHMVDTVLQFEGDRNHVYRILRSLKNRFGSTAEIGIYEMLGSGLREVSNPSEILISHKDEQLSGTAIATTLEGMRPLMIEIQALVSTAVYGTPQRSTTGYNAKRLNMILAVLEKRAGFRLGAKDVFLNVTGGLSVDDPAIDLAVVAAILSSNEDIPIHKDFCFAGEVGLSGEIRPVNRVDQRIQEAEKLGFSTIFVSKYNKIAIKNTGIQIRLVTKIEDVAAELFG, encoded by the coding sequence ATGACCAAAGTAAAAACTACCTTTTTTTGTCAAAATTGTGGCGCTCAATATGCCAAATGGCAAGGACAATGTAATTCCTGCAAAGAATGGAACACCATTGCAGAAGAAATTATACAAAAACAAGAAAAAGTAGCTTGGAAAAGCGAACCTGTTTCTTTGAGTAAAGCGCCACGTCCATTGCGCATAAACGAAATTGATTCAACAGCTGAAATTAGACTAGACACCACCGATGCCGAACTGAATCGTGTTTTAGGAGGTGGAATTGTTCCTGGTTCACTGATTTTGTTAGGCGGAGAACCGGGGATTGGAAAAAGTACACTGCTACTCCAAATTTCGTTAAAACTGCCTTACAAAACCTTGTATGTTTCTGGGGAAGAAAGTCAAAAGCAAATCAAGATGCGTGCAGAACGCATTACTCCCAATGGAGACAATTGCTATATTTTGACCGAAACCAAAACACAAAACATCTTTAAGCAAATCGAAACGATGCAGCCTGAGATTGTAATCATCGATTCGATTCAAACACTGCATACGGATTATATTGAATCAACTGCTGGAAGCATTTCTCAAATTAGAGAAACCACCGCAGAGTTGATTAAATTTGCCAAAGAAACCAACGTTCCCGTGATTCTTATTGGCCACATCACCAAAGATGGCACAATTGCCGGCCCAAAGATTCTGGAACATATGGTGGACACTGTTTTGCAATTTGAAGGCGACCGAAACCACGTGTACCGCATTCTTCGTTCACTTAAAAACCGTTTTGGCTCCACTGCTGAAATAGGTATTTATGAAATGTTGGGCAGCGGCTTACGCGAAGTTTCAAATCCGTCTGAAATATTGATTTCGCATAAAGACGAACAACTCTCAGGAACTGCTATTGCCACTACATTAGAAGGTATGCGACCTTTAATGATAGAAATACAAGCGCTTGTAAGTACCGCTGTTTACGGAACACCTCAACGAAGCACAACAGGTTACAACGCCAAACGACTAAATATGATTTTGGCTGTTTTAGAAAAAAGGGCTGGTTTCCGATTAGGGGCCAAAGATGTCTTCTTGAACGTAACAGGTGGTCTATCAGTGGATGACCCAGCGATTGATTTGGCTGTCGTTGCCGCCATCTTATCTTCAAACGAAGACATTCCTATCCATAAAGATTTTTGTTTTGCTGGAGAAGTTGGACTTTCAGGAGAAATTCGTCCTGTGAATCGAGTTGACCAACGCATACAAGAAGCCGAAAAACTGGGTTTCTCTACCATATTCGTTTCAAAATACAACAAGATTGCAATTAAAAATACCGGGATTCAAATTCGGTTAGTCACAAAAATTGAAGATGTAGCAGCCGAACTCTTTGGGTAA
- the panC gene encoding pantoate--beta-alanine ligase gives MQIFNKNIALREFLATVKTNNSTIGFVPTMGALHDGHLALMKQSLLENDFTVVSIFVNPTQFNNPEDLAKYPRTLEADVKKMSALNDNIIVFAPTVEDIYEGKTTSQSFDYDGLEHQMEGQFRPGHFDGVGTIVKRLFDIVSPTRAYFGEKDFQQLQIVKKLVAKYHIPVEIVGCPIHREPSGLAMSSRNERLSSNERKEAAIIYAILKEAKERFQTQEADLVEDWVKKEFKKHPLFELEYFVIADESTLLPITFREKSKNYRAFIAVFVNNIRLIDTITLN, from the coding sequence ATGCAAATCTTCAATAAAAACATCGCTTTAAGAGAATTCTTGGCAACAGTTAAGACCAACAATTCTACTATTGGTTTTGTACCAACGATGGGAGCATTGCATGATGGCCATTTGGCGCTAATGAAACAGTCTTTGCTAGAAAACGATTTTACCGTTGTTAGTATTTTTGTAAATCCAACACAATTCAATAATCCAGAAGACTTAGCCAAATACCCAAGAACACTTGAGGCTGATGTTAAAAAAATGAGTGCTTTGAACGATAACATAATTGTCTTCGCACCAACAGTTGAGGATATTTATGAAGGAAAAACAACCTCACAATCATTTGATTATGATGGATTAGAACATCAAATGGAAGGACAGTTTAGACCTGGTCATTTTGATGGTGTAGGAACTATTGTAAAACGACTGTTTGATATAGTTTCACCAACAAGAGCTTATTTTGGAGAGAAGGATTTTCAACAACTTCAGATAGTAAAAAAATTAGTGGCTAAATACCACATTCCCGTTGAAATTGTTGGATGTCCAATACACAGAGAACCAAGTGGTTTAGCCATGAGTTCTCGTAACGAGAGGTTAAGCAGTAATGAAAGAAAAGAAGCAGCCATAATTTACGCTATTTTAAAAGAGGCCAAAGAAAGATTTCAAACACAAGAAGCTGATTTAGTGGAAGATTGGGTAAAAAAAGAATTCAAAAAACACCCTTTATTCGAATTAGAATATTTCGTAATTGCTGACGAATCGACACTTTTACCTATCACTTTTAGAGAAAAATCCAAAAATTATCGCGCTTTTATCGCAGTTTTTGTTAACAACATCCGTTTGATTGACACAATTACATTAAATTAA
- a CDS encoding TonB-dependent receptor, translating to MRIYLLFLSLFFCGLTFAQNSISGSVSDRNGQPIPGVNVKVIGQDASTATDFDGKFILKSVQSLPAKIEISSLGFTTQILTVKSYSEKITVKLLDEETKLDEIVVSASRTPERVLESPVTIERMGIADVKKTASPSFYDGLENMKEVQMNTSSMSFKSINTRGFASVANTRFMQLVDGMDNSSPLLNFPLGNLIGLSEIDVQSVELLPGASSALYGANAFNGILFMNSKNPFSSPGITAYAKFGQTSQQAAGTNDYYDYGVRMAGVFSPYFAAKANFSVMRGTEWHAVNYDDKTRAGIDRNTINYDGINVYGDEVATNIRNVGTALAAQGLIPASAVNLLPNTTVSRTGYNEVDLTDNKVANTKIDFSLHYRPFGDEKLEVIWQSKFGFGNTIYQGANRYYLNNFFMQQHKIEFKGKNFFVRGYFTTEDGGSSYDMLFTGINVNRKWKSDTTWFGQYAGAYVSGTLGGLTPDQAHTNARKIADTGRLIPGTAAFKNAFNQVIADPDVLTGSKLFDNSRIYHSDANYNLKDLISFAEIQVGGSFRQYQLDSGGRIYTDADGPIYYNEYGLYTQATKKMMDDRLKFTGSIRYDKSQNFKGNYSPRVSLVYSAGQNKNHNFRGSFQTGFRNPSTQDQYIGFNVGSAILLGSAPDNLTRYSETLPVATALGQSFAGGTSATINGLNAYNNSYTASSVLAFAAAGGNTALLRKTNVDFVKPEEVKAFELGYRSFVNNTSIDINGYYNIYNNFIGNLNVVAPLYGTAQDTPNATPNPADLGWQSVHALGTGNTRTFQLYTNTALEIKSLGFGIGLSRKVYQDFEVGVNYNYAEFSFDQAQDPSFEAGFNTPKHRVKATIGNEKLFKNFGFNVSGRWNSEYLWQSSFADGVIEAATVIDAQLNYLIPSLRSTIKIGASNIGSREYGQVLGAGLIGQQYFASWTINP from the coding sequence ATGAGAATTTATTTACTTTTTTTGTCATTGTTTTTTTGTGGCTTAACTTTTGCTCAAAATTCAATTTCAGGGTCTGTTTCCGACCGTAATGGCCAGCCAATTCCTGGTGTCAATGTTAAAGTCATCGGGCAAGATGCAAGTACTGCTACCGATTTTGACGGTAAGTTTATCTTGAAGTCTGTTCAATCTCTGCCTGCAAAGATTGAAATTTCAAGTTTGGGTTTTACAACTCAAATTCTGACTGTAAAATCTTATAGTGAAAAGATAACAGTAAAATTATTAGATGAAGAAACTAAATTGGATGAAATTGTAGTTTCTGCCTCAAGAACTCCAGAGCGAGTTTTAGAATCTCCGGTAACTATTGAAAGAATGGGTATTGCTGATGTTAAGAAAACAGCATCGCCATCTTTTTATGATGGATTAGAGAATATGAAAGAAGTGCAAATGAATACTTCAAGTATGTCATTTAAGTCTATCAATACTCGTGGATTTGCTTCTGTTGCAAATACAAGATTTATGCAGTTGGTAGATGGAATGGATAACTCTTCACCGCTGTTAAACTTTCCATTGGGTAACCTTATAGGTCTTTCGGAGATTGATGTACAAAGTGTTGAGCTATTGCCAGGAGCATCTTCTGCATTATATGGAGCTAATGCTTTCAATGGAATTTTGTTTATGAATAGTAAAAATCCGTTTTCTTCTCCTGGAATTACTGCCTATGCTAAGTTTGGTCAAACAAGCCAACAAGCTGCGGGGACTAATGATTATTATGATTATGGTGTGAGAATGGCAGGAGTGTTTAGTCCTTATTTTGCAGCAAAGGCTAATTTCTCAGTTATGAGAGGTACAGAGTGGCATGCGGTAAATTATGATGATAAGACGAGAGCTGGTATAGATAGAAATACTATAAATTATGATGGTATCAATGTGTATGGTGATGAAGTAGCGACCAATATTAGAAATGTAGGTACTGCATTAGCTGCACAAGGATTGATTCCTGCATCTGCAGTGAATTTGTTGCCAAACACTACTGTAAGTAGAACGGGTTACAATGAGGTGGATTTGACCGATAATAAAGTTGCGAATACTAAGATAGATTTCTCTTTACATTACCGCCCATTTGGTGATGAAAAATTAGAAGTGATTTGGCAAAGTAAATTTGGTTTTGGTAACACCATATACCAGGGAGCAAATCGTTATTATTTGAATAATTTCTTTATGCAACAGCATAAAATTGAGTTTAAAGGAAAAAATTTCTTTGTAAGAGGTTATTTTACTACTGAGGATGGTGGTTCTTCTTATGACATGTTGTTTACAGGTATTAATGTAAACAGAAAATGGAAAAGCGATACAACTTGGTTTGGTCAATATGCTGGAGCATATGTTTCCGGTACCTTAGGAGGTTTGACACCAGATCAAGCGCATACCAACGCAAGAAAAATTGCGGATACAGGTAGACTAATTCCTGGAACTGCTGCTTTTAAAAATGCATTTAATCAAGTTATTGCGGATCCTGATGTTTTAACAGGTTCAAAATTGTTTGACAATTCAAGAATTTATCACTCTGATGCCAATTATAATCTAAAAGATTTAATTTCTTTTGCTGAAATACAAGTTGGTGGCTCATTCAGACAATACCAATTGGATTCTGGTGGGCGTATTTACACTGATGCAGATGGTCCTATATATTACAACGAATATGGATTATACACACAAGCGACTAAAAAGATGATGGACGACCGTTTGAAGTTTACTGGATCTATTCGTTATGATAAGTCACAAAATTTTAAAGGAAATTACTCTCCTAGAGTTTCCTTAGTGTATTCTGCAGGTCAAAATAAGAATCATAATTTTAGAGGGTCTTTTCAAACAGGTTTCAGAAACCCATCTACACAAGATCAATATATCGGATTTAACGTAGGTAGTGCTATTTTATTAGGATCTGCTCCAGATAACTTAACTAGATATTCTGAAACTTTGCCTGTTGCTACTGCACTTGGACAATCATTTGCAGGCGGAACATCAGCCACTATTAATGGGTTGAATGCCTACAACAATTCTTACACAGCTTCATCTGTACTTGCTTTTGCTGCAGCGGGTGGTAATACTGCTTTATTAAGAAAAACGAATGTTGACTTTGTTAAGCCTGAGGAAGTGAAAGCGTTTGAATTAGGATACCGTTCTTTTGTTAATAATACTTCTATTGATATTAATGGATATTATAATATCTATAATAATTTTATTGGGAATTTAAATGTAGTAGCGCCATTGTATGGTACTGCTCAAGATACGCCAAATGCTACTCCTAATCCAGCTGATCTTGGATGGCAGTCAGTTCATGCTTTAGGAACAGGAAATACTAGAACATTTCAATTGTATACTAATACAGCTTTAGAGATCAAATCATTAGGATTTGGAATTGGATTATCTAGAAAAGTATACCAAGATTTCGAAGTAGGCGTAAACTACAACTATGCAGAGTTTAGTTTCGATCAAGCTCAGGACCCAAGTTTTGAAGCTGGTTTCAATACACCGAAGCATCGTGTTAAAGCGACTATTGGTAACGAAAAATTATTCAAAAACTTCGGATTTAATGTTAGCGGTAGATGGAACAGTGAATACTTATGGCAATCTTCTTTTGCTGACGGTGTAATTGAAGCTGCAACAGTAATTGATGCTCAATTGAACTATTTAATCCCATCATTGAGATCTACTATTAAGATTGGAGCTTCTAATATTGGTAGTAGAGAGTATGGTCAAGTATTGGGGGCTGGATTAATCGGGCAACAGTACTTTGCTTCTTGGACAATCAACCCGTAA
- the panD gene encoding aspartate 1-decarboxylase, with protein MQIQVVKSKIHRVKVTGADLNYIGSITIDEALLDASNIIEGEKVSIVNINNGERFETYAIKGERNSGTITLNGPAARKVQKDDIIIIISYATLEFEEAKTFKPWIVFPNENDNSLT; from the coding sequence ATGCAAATTCAAGTAGTAAAATCTAAGATTCATCGTGTAAAAGTTACAGGCGCCGATTTAAATTATATCGGTAGCATTACTATTGATGAAGCCTTGTTAGACGCCTCCAACATTATTGAAGGCGAAAAAGTTTCAATTGTAAACATCAATAACGGCGAGCGTTTTGAGACCTATGCCATCAAAGGTGAAAGAAACTCTGGAACCATCACTCTAAATGGTCCAGCTGCCAGAAAAGTTCAAAAAGACGATATCATCATTATCATCTCTTACGCAACTTTAGAATTTGAAGAAGCCAAAACTTTTAAACCTTGGATTGTTTTCCCTAACGAAAACGACAATTCTCTTACCTAG
- a CDS encoding alpha/beta hydrolase produces the protein MKKVLFMLFFSIALYAQNKTESFDSEKLAEKREITISLSPSYEKNTAKKYPLLILLDGDFLFDPFYGALSYGSYWDDFPETIIVGIHQNHNDERVDDSEFEDAQGLPAEKGAAFYEFIGQELLPYIEKKYRVAPFRMIAGLDTTAGYLNFFLYKENPLFNAYISLNPELAPLMEKRVAEQLSAAKGPVFYYLSTSEDEIKQLSEPIKMLNENIKKDNNPLVNYKFESFKGAGHYSQTLYAIPSALHQIFESYKPITSLEFSNKIALLPSGYVDYLEKKYSTLNEALHLEIPIRINDFKAIEAAILKNNAFSELDQLAILADKYYPKSMLAEYELGLMYEKQEDFKKAMKRYQNASQMQEIGALTKTMMLEKYDLMLSKIAPKK, from the coding sequence ATGAAAAAGGTCCTTTTTATGCTATTCTTTTCGATAGCCCTTTATGCTCAAAACAAAACCGAATCTTTTGATTCTGAAAAGTTAGCCGAAAAACGAGAAATCACCATAAGTTTATCTCCTTCTTACGAAAAAAATACGGCTAAAAAATATCCACTTTTGATATTATTAGATGGCGATTTTTTGTTCGATCCCTTTTATGGCGCACTTTCTTATGGTAGTTATTGGGATGATTTTCCTGAGACAATAATCGTTGGTATTCATCAAAATCATAACGATGAGCGGGTTGACGATAGCGAATTTGAAGATGCACAAGGTCTTCCTGCCGAAAAAGGTGCTGCATTTTATGAGTTTATAGGTCAAGAATTGCTTCCTTATATTGAAAAAAAATACCGCGTAGCCCCATTCCGAATGATTGCTGGACTTGATACTACGGCTGGTTATTTGAACTTTTTTCTGTACAAAGAAAATCCGCTTTTTAACGCTTACATTTCATTAAATCCCGAACTAGCACCACTAATGGAAAAAAGAGTGGCTGAGCAATTAAGCGCAGCAAAAGGCCCCGTTTTTTATTACTTATCAACTAGTGAAGACGAGATAAAACAATTGTCAGAACCTATCAAAATGCTGAATGAAAACATCAAAAAAGACAACAATCCATTAGTCAATTACAAATTTGAATCATTCAAAGGTGCGGGACATTATTCACAAACCTTATATGCTATTCCAAGTGCCTTGCATCAAATTTTTGAATCTTACAAGCCCATTACTTCTTTAGAGTTTAGTAATAAAATCGCCTTATTACCTTCTGGCTACGTAGATTATTTAGAAAAAAAATATAGCACTTTAAACGAAGCTTTACATCTTGAAATTCCGATTAGAATTAATGATTTCAAAGCTATTGAAGCTGCTATTTTAAAAAACAATGCTTTTAGCGAATTGGATCAATTGGCAATTTTGGCCGATAAGTATTATCCAAAATCAATGCTTGCGGAATATGAATTAGGCTTAATGTATGAAAAGCAAGAAGACTTCAAAAAAGCGATGAAGCGCTACCAAAATGCCTCACAAATGCAAGAAATAGGAGCATTAACAAAAACAATGATGCTAGAGAAATACGACTTAATGTTGAGTAAAATTGCACCTAAAAAATAA
- a CDS encoding DUF4270 domain-containing protein — protein MYNTAFLKKLIFICSFFMFFSCDKDYNVVGEDLIGDNNFELGKEYYAVKAYNQSTGAIQSDNLPINTLGIYTNAAFGTTTASFATQLELASVDPTIGANAVMDSVVLNIPYFNTVTNTNTTNGIKTYELDSIYGTSKAPFRLSIYESGYFMRDLDPATNFKEKQAYYSNQKNDFDGLKIGSRLNDAADAKENDAFYFDPTEIAEKTTDEDTKKTTTTRTAPAMRLKLNNSFFTSKILNAPSGKLTTNSALKDYFRGLYFKVEKTAAAENMASINFAKGVIRLYYKEDQSTTANGVTTVKRVNKTLDLNLKGNTVNFFEESNTNAAYLSAISSPNSTLGDSKLYLKGGVGSNAVIELFGPDNNNNGVADELETLRKSGWLINEANLVFNIDTDAMKNSVEPNRIYVYNLTNKTAVLDYLTDNTTAGGGKEKFNKFIFDGILRKEAITNGRGLTYKVRITNQIKNLIKNADSTNVKLGVVVTENIAVASFNKLKTPNSLFSVVPTASIFNPLGTVLFGSNPAVPENKRLRLEIIYTKPN, from the coding sequence ATGTACAATACGGCTTTCTTAAAGAAGTTAATTTTTATTTGTAGTTTTTTTATGTTTTTTTCTTGTGACAAAGACTACAATGTTGTTGGAGAAGATTTGATTGGTGATAATAATTTTGAATTAGGGAAAGAATATTATGCTGTAAAAGCATATAATCAAAGTACAGGTGCTATTCAATCAGACAATTTACCTATTAATACTTTAGGGATTTATACGAATGCCGCTTTTGGTACCACTACCGCAAGTTTTGCGACTCAATTAGAGTTAGCATCTGTAGATCCTACTATTGGTGCAAATGCAGTTATGGACAGTGTTGTTTTGAATATTCCTTACTTCAATACCGTTACAAATACCAATACTACAAACGGCATTAAAACCTATGAATTAGATTCTATTTATGGAACCTCCAAAGCGCCTTTTAGATTAAGTATTTATGAATCCGGTTATTTTATGCGAGATTTAGATCCTGCAACTAATTTTAAAGAAAAACAAGCTTATTACAGTAATCAAAAAAATGATTTTGATGGCTTGAAAATAGGTAGCAGACTAAACGATGCTGCTGACGCCAAAGAGAATGATGCTTTTTATTTTGATCCAACAGAAATTGCTGAAAAGACAACTGACGAGGATACCAAAAAAACAACCACTACTCGTACAGCTCCAGCAATGCGATTGAAGTTGAATAACTCTTTTTTTACTTCTAAAATTTTGAATGCTCCTAGTGGTAAGTTAACTACAAATTCAGCATTGAAGGACTACTTTAGAGGTTTGTATTTTAAAGTAGAAAAGACAGCAGCAGCTGAAAATATGGCTAGTATCAACTTTGCAAAAGGAGTTATTAGATTGTATTACAAAGAAGATCAGTCGACTACTGCAAATGGTGTTACTACTGTAAAGAGAGTCAATAAAACGTTAGACCTTAATTTAAAAGGGAATACAGTTAATTTTTTCGAAGAATCAAATACAAATGCTGCTTATTTATCAGCGATAAGCAGTCCAAATAGTACTTTAGGGGACTCTAAATTATACTTAAAAGGTGGAGTAGGTTCAAATGCCGTTATTGAATTGTTTGGACCAGACAACAATAATAATGGAGTTGCAGATGAACTTGAAACATTAAGAAAAAGTGGATGGTTAATCAATGAAGCAAATTTAGTATTTAATATAGATACTGATGCGATGAAAAACTCTGTAGAGCCCAATAGGATTTATGTATACAATTTGACCAATAAAACTGCTGTTTTAGATTATTTAACAGATAATACTACGGCAGGTGGCGGTAAAGAAAAATTCAATAAATTTATTTTTGATGGTATCTTAAGGAAGGAAGCGATTACTAATGGTAGAGGTTTGACTTATAAAGTTCGTATTACGAATCAAATAAAAAACTTGATAAAGAATGCGGATTCTACGAATGTTAAATTAGGTGTTGTTGTTACAGAAAATATTGCTGTTGCATCATTCAACAAGCTAAAGACGCCTAATAGTCTTTTTTCTGTAGTACCAACAGCATCAATTTTTAATCCTTTAGGTACTGTTCTTTTTGGTTCGAATCCTGCTGTGCCAGAAAACAAACGCCTACGTTTAGAGATAATTTATACCAAACCTAATTAA
- a CDS encoding glycogen/starch synthase, translated as MKDKRILYVSSEVVPYLAENEVSLMSYDVPKMINDQGGQIRIFMPRYGNINERRHQLHEVIRLSGMNLVVNDLDMPLIIKVASIPKERIQVYFIDNDEYFKRKATFADEDGVMYPDNDERAIFFAKGVVETVKKLNWVPDIIHVHGWLASMLPVYMKHYYKNEALFSETKIVTSVYAESFSETLDVEMINKVKFDGVPHEAIADLELPNYENILKTAILNSDAVIIASDSLSPSLTKFIESSNKPFLPFAPKDGFAEAYTNFYSNEVI; from the coding sequence ATGAAAGATAAGAGGATATTATACGTGTCATCTGAAGTTGTTCCTTATCTTGCTGAGAATGAGGTCTCTTTAATGTCTTACGACGTTCCAAAAATGATTAATGATCAGGGTGGACAGATAAGAATATTCATGCCGAGATATGGAAATATTAATGAGAGAAGACATCAATTGCATGAGGTAATTCGTCTCTCTGGGATGAATTTAGTGGTCAACGATCTCGATATGCCATTGATTATAAAAGTTGCGTCTATACCAAAAGAGAGAATTCAGGTTTATTTTATTGATAATGATGAATACTTCAAGCGAAAAGCAACTTTTGCTGATGAAGATGGTGTGATGTATCCTGATAATGATGAACGCGCAATCTTTTTTGCCAAAGGCGTTGTAGAAACCGTTAAGAAATTAAATTGGGTTCCAGATATTATCCATGTTCACGGTTGGTTGGCATCAATGTTGCCGGTTTATATGAAACACTATTATAAAAACGAGGCGTTATTTTCTGAGACAAAAATCGTTACTTCGGTTTATGCTGAATCTTTTTCTGAGACTTTAGATGTTGAAATGATTAATAAAGTGAAGTTTGATGGGGTTCCGCACGAAGCCATAGCAGATTTAGAACTTCCAAATTATGAAAATATTTTAAAGACAGCAATTCTTAACTCAGATGCTGTAATAATTGCTTCAGATAGTTTGTCTCCAAGTTTAACAAAATTTATAGAATCTTCCAATAAACCTTTTTTACCTTTCGCACCGAAAGATGGTTTCGCTGAGGCGTACACCAATTTCTATTCAAATGAGGTGATTTAA